A single region of the Mycobacterium avium subsp. avium genome encodes:
- a CDS encoding alpha/beta hydrolase, translated as MRLMRTLRKPRPLARATLELANAANGFRPLARKGYSTVLVFWFGWPASEVPGIYFSASLLDALRRGRRGDFAGRRGKAALALTAASWAILGVIKYRGITTPGPVLEAGLRDQLGDDYTEALNKLPQSRPTRSGRRTLPLGNIVARRRYVEKTNVVSYGPHGRANLADIWRRRDLPRDGKAPVLLQVPGGAWAIGMRRPQAYPLMSHLAARGWVCVSIGYRVSPRHTWPDHIVDVKRALAWVKENIARYGGDPNFVAITGGSAGGHLCSLAALTPNDPKYQPGFEDADTSVVAAVPVYGRYDWFTTEGEGRREFVQLLEKFVVKKKFATHRDIYVDASPIRRLRADAPPFFVLHGRDDSLIPVGEAQEFVEELRAVSKSPVAYAELPHAQHAFDIFSSPRAHRSAEAVARFLSWVYATNPPERD; from the coding sequence ATGCGGCTGATGCGAACGCTCCGCAAGCCCCGGCCGCTGGCGCGCGCCACACTGGAATTGGCCAACGCCGCCAATGGATTTCGGCCATTGGCCCGCAAGGGCTACAGCACCGTGCTGGTCTTCTGGTTCGGCTGGCCGGCCTCCGAGGTGCCGGGCATCTACTTCTCCGCCTCGCTGCTCGATGCGCTGCGGCGCGGGCGCCGGGGCGACTTCGCCGGCCGGCGCGGTAAGGCGGCGCTGGCCCTGACCGCGGCGTCCTGGGCGATCCTGGGCGTGATCAAGTATCGGGGCATCACCACCCCGGGCCCGGTGCTGGAGGCGGGGTTGCGCGACCAACTCGGTGACGACTACACCGAGGCGCTGAACAAGCTCCCCCAGTCCCGCCCGACCCGCAGCGGGCGGCGCACCCTGCCGCTCGGCAACATCGTGGCTCGGCGGCGCTATGTCGAGAAGACGAACGTGGTGTCCTACGGTCCGCACGGCCGCGCCAACCTGGCCGACATCTGGCGGCGCCGTGATCTGCCGCGCGACGGCAAGGCCCCGGTGCTGCTGCAGGTGCCCGGCGGCGCCTGGGCGATCGGAATGCGCCGGCCGCAGGCCTATCCGCTGATGAGCCATTTGGCCGCACGTGGTTGGGTGTGCGTGTCGATCGGCTACCGGGTGTCGCCGCGGCACACCTGGCCCGACCACATCGTCGACGTCAAGCGCGCGCTGGCCTGGGTGAAGGAGAACATCGCCCGCTACGGTGGTGATCCGAATTTCGTGGCGATCACCGGCGGGTCGGCCGGCGGGCATCTGTGTTCGCTGGCGGCGCTGACCCCCAACGACCCGAAGTACCAGCCGGGCTTCGAGGATGCCGACACCTCGGTGGTGGCCGCGGTGCCGGTGTACGGCCGCTACGACTGGTTCACCACCGAAGGCGAGGGGCGGCGCGAATTCGTCCAGCTGCTCGAAAAGTTCGTCGTCAAAAAGAAATTCGCCACCCACCGCGACATCTACGTCGACGCCTCGCCGATCCGGCGGCTGCGGGCCGACGCGCCGCCGTTCTTCGTCCTGCACGGCCGCGACGATTCCCTGATCCCGGTCGGCGAAGCGCAGGAGTTCGTCGAGGAGCTGCGCGCGGTGTCGAAGTCGCCGGTCGCCTACGCCGAATTGCCGCACGCCCAACACGCTTTCGACATCTTCAGCTCGCCGCGGGCGCATCGGTCTGCGGAGGCCGTGGCGCGGTTTTTGTCCTGGGTGTACGCGACAAATCCGCCCGAGCGCGACTGA